A genomic window from Heterodontus francisci isolate sHetFra1 chromosome 36, sHetFra1.hap1, whole genome shotgun sequence includes:
- the klhl26 gene encoding kelch-like protein 26, whose product MFTGGMREAVQDVIELKGVSAKGLKHIIDFAYSAEVTLDLDCIQDVLGAAVFLQIVPVVELCEQFLKSAMSVETCLNIGQMATTFSLSSLKESVDVFTFAHFLQIAEEEDFLHLPLERLVFFLKSNKLKNCSEVDLFHAAIRWLQYDESRRASANLVLCHIRFPLMKSTELVDNVQTQAVMVEDAMCRHYLLEAFNYQILPFRQHEMQSARSRIRSDTVSLVAFGGTPYTDNDRTVSRKVFALADGNARQFVERPEMEVGCSHACVAVLDNFVYVVGGQHLQYRSGEGAVSWCFRYDPHLNHWLRIRSMQEARIQFQLDVLQGMLFATGGRNRSGSLSTVERYSPRRNEWTSVCCLKRRTWGHAGTSDGSKLYISGGYGITIEDKKSLHCYTPESDLWEFKAPMNEPRVLHSMVGANGRIYAIGGRMDHVDHCFDVLAVEYYIPETDQWTSVSPMRTGQSEAGCCVLQRKIYVVGGYNWHLNNVTSIVQVYNIGTDEWERDLHFPESFAGIACAPLILPQLLVQR is encoded by the coding sequence ATGTTCACCGGGGGAATGCGGGAAGCAGTCCAGGATGTCATTGAGTTGAAGGGTGTGTCTGCCAAGGGCTTGAAACACATCATTGATTTTGCGTACAGTGCTGAGGTGACCTTGGACCTCGACTGTATCCAAGATGTGCTGGGAGCTGCCGTCTTCCTGCAGATTGTGCCTGTGGTGGAATTGTGTGAGCAGTTCCTGAAGTCAGCCATGAGTGTGGAGACCTGCCTCAACATTGGGCAGATGGCCACCACATTTAGCCTTTCCTCCCTGAAAGAGTCAGTGGATGTCTTCACCTTTGCTCACTTTCTGCAAATCGCAGAGGAGGAGGATTTTCTGCACCTTCCCCTCGAGCGACTTGTCTTCTTTCTGAAGAGCAACAAGCTGAAGAACTGCAGTGAGGTCGACCTGTTTCACGCTGCCATCCGCTGGTTGCAGTATGATGAGTCACGACGAGCTAGTGCCAACCTGGTCCTCTGCCACATCCGCTTCCCCCTGATGAAATCCACTGAACTAGTGGACAATGTCCAGACGCAGGCTGTGATGGTGGAAGATGCTATGTGTCGTCACTATCTGCTGGAAGCCTTCAACTACCAGATCCTACCATTCCGACAACATGAGATGCAGTCTGCCCGCTCCAGAATCCGCTCAGACACCGTCTCCCTCGTCGCCTTTGGTGGCACTCCCTACACTGACAACGACCGGACGGTCAGCCGCAAAGTCTTTGCTCTTGCCGATGGGAATGCACGTCAGTTCGTAGAGAGACCAGAGATGGAGGTAGGATGCAGTCATGCCTGCGTCGCTGTCTTGGATAACTTTGTATATGTGGTGGGAGGTCAGCACCTACAGtacaggagtggggaaggggcagtCAGCTGGTGTTTCCGCTACGACCCCCACCTCAATCACTGGCTACGGATTCGGTCCATGCAGGAGGCTCGCATTCAGTTCCAGCTGGACGTGCTGCAGGGAATGTTGTTTGCCACTGGAGGCCGCAATCGGTCTGGGAGCCTCTCCACAGTCGAGCGTTACTCTCCGCGAAGAAATGAATGGACGAGCGTGTGCTGCCTGAAACGTCGCACTTGGGGACATGCGGGAACGTCCGACGGGAGCAAGCTCTATATCTCTGGGGGCTATGGCATCACCATTGAGGATAAGAAATCTCTACACTGCTATACTCCCGAAAGCGACCTGTGGGAATTCAAAGCTCCAATGAACGAGCCACGGGTCCTACACTCAATGGTCGGAGCCAATGGGCGGATTTACGCAATAGGCGGCCGTATGGACCATGTTGATCACTGCTTCGATGTTCTGGCTGTTGAATATTACATCCCTGAGACTGATCAGTGGACCAGCGTCAGTCCGATGAGGACCGGCCAGTCTGAGGCTGGTTGCTGTGTGTTACAGAGAAAGATTTATGTGGTGGGAGGTTATAACTGGCACTTGAACAACGTGACCAGTATCGTGCAGGTTTATAACATCGGCACAGACGAGTGGGAGAGGGACCTACATTTCCCTGAATCCTTTGCAGGGATCGCCTGTGCTCCGCTCATCCTCCCACAGCTCTTGGTGCAGAGATAG